Within Homo sapiens chromosome 2, GRCh38.p14 Primary Assembly, the genomic segment AGGGATCCACTCCAAGTTCACTGAGTGCAGCTAAGATCCCACATTGAGAAACCAGCTACCGCCagcggctcggcatcagagggccCGCGCTCAGTGCTCCTCCCTAGACCTTTCTGAGCTAAGAAATAATTCCGGAGTGTAGCCATCTCTTGCTCACACACAACCCGCTTCTAAATTAAGCAAGGCTCTGAAACAGTATCCCGAGGGGCTCATGCCGGACTTTTGTTCCAAGAAGGCAACCAGGTCCCCTGTGCTACCGCAAAAGTCTTTGATCCTTTTCCAGCTGTGGACACAGAGCACCCAAGAGACTGTCGCGATGTGCGGCcgtctctccccttcccccaccttgCAAGTCTCTGGAATACACTGTCCCTAGGCGGCCCGGCCGTCGGGTTTCCTCACGCCTTGCCCTGAGCTCCGGGAATTACCAATTCCGCTTTCCCCGGTCCCAACCCCGACCCCGCGCCCGCCGCGGCGATCACTTACTTGGGCAAGGCCCTCAGGGCACGCGCGAGAGACCTGGGGCCCGGCAGTATCCGAGCGACTGTGCTGGGCACACGGCGTGGCACTCCATACCCTAAAACAGGCACTAGGAAGGAGCAATTAAAACCACAAGTGCGACACAGAAATCAGGACGAGCCGAGCGGCTCCCGGAGTTGCCTGGTGGCGGAATCATTAGCTGGCTGTTGCTACAAAGCCTCACCGTGTGGTTCggtgattaagaaaaaaaaaatcttttaaacgTTGGCAAACCCGTTATTGGTTTGGCGTATtgggttttttttgcttttgcttttctttttgctccAACCACTCTGCCTGAAATATTTCTGCCCCCAGCATTGTGCCCTTAAACCAAAGGAGAGGAATTCTGCGGGCAGCAGCAGCTGgtacagaagttaaaaaaaaagagaaaccccCTCTACTAATATCTGTAACGACAGCACCGATGTAATTTGTTttgaatgttcatttttattggtGTTCCCTCTGCCAAAATGTGCTTGATTACAGAGGTTTGTCCTGTGATCATTGCACACTCCAGACAGGGGAAGGTGCAGCGATGAAGGTTCAGCTCAGGCCAGATCAAATCCCGGGCTGTTTAACGCTGAAAGGCTGCATGTTGCTATTAGTGTTAAATATATGGCTAATTATGCGTATGAAAATTAAACATCAGTGTTATGCTAATGGGGCGCCTTCAGCTGCGGATCTGAGCACTTGAGACTACCATTTAATCAAATGAATCAGTAACTAATACATCTGCACGTGTGAACTTTCACAAGATCATTTCCCCGTTCCCGTCACACCGctaaattatgaaagaaataattatcaaCACTTTCTAATTACCTAACAAAGTAATTTGGGATTCACCGTGGGGCTGGCGGGATGGGGAACCAACATCCACTTACAGCCAGGGTGGTGTACGCCACACCGCGAGGGACTGGCTGTATTGGTAGTAGTGGCGATGGGGTGGGGGCTCTTGTGCACTTTTTTGTACCTAGCACCCCAGAAGACAGAAGGAGCAGCGGCAGATCTTGCCTCCACTAGCCCTGCCCCCTAGGCCTGGTGGCGCGCGCTTTGGCCACTGGAGGTGAGGAAGATCCTGGGTGGCAACGAGAGACGTCTACACATAGATAAGGGAGCCTACCACAGGCCTGGGTTTGCTGCGGGTTTCGGTGTCCCCCAGGGACTCCTAAACTCTGGAAGTCGCGCTAGACCTCAGGAGGCCGGAAAATGACCACCTGGCGTCGGTGGCTCCAGCAGATCTGAGCCCCTAGGCCCCCTGGGCTCCACGCTGAGCCGCGCTCTCGGGGCGAGTGAGCCCGGGGCTCTCCGCGCATGGGGAGtggagaagggagggggaggaggaggaaggctgggagggaaagaggatgtgtgtgttgggggagggggcggTGCAGCCGCCTTTCCTGGGAGGAGAAGCGCGGGTTCCTGGCTCTCCACGCGCACTGCTTTAATCAGACCCGTGCAGCCTCGAGCTGGAGTGGCCAGCTGGGCCTGGAGCAATGCGAGCGGGCCCCAGGGAGCGACAGCGGCGTTGGCGCAGCGGCCGAGTGAGTGAGTTCGCAGGGAGGGCCCCTAAGCCCCGACTCCAGGGATGCGGCAGAGCGTACCGGGGAGGCGCGGCCGGATAGGCGCTGCGCTAGGCACAAGGCTCTTAGGAGAACCTCTGTCTGTTGGCCGCCTCGGGCGCCCCCAGTGCGCGACTCCGCGCTCCAGAGGCAGAGGTCAGTCTCCTCCTGAGCCGCCCTAGCTCTGCGCCGAACTGAGTGGCAGCGACGAGAAGCGGTCCCGGGTGTCCGGTGTTAGGGACCGCTGAAGGGTGGGGACAGTGGTAGGGGGGCGGCGGCGCGGAGCCGCTGGTTGGTTCCTGGGGAGGAAAGCGCGCGAGGGAGGCGGGAGGCCGATGAGCCGCGGGCCGCAGGGGCCCCGGCGCAGACGCCGCAGCCCATTGTGCTTCCTGCCCGGCGCGCTCTGTTGCAGAGGAGCCCCGGCCGGGAAGTGTGGATGCGTCTTACCCGAGGCCGGGCCGCCTCGCCCGCTCTAGTCCAGCGGAGCCCGAGCGCCTCGGACCAATCCCCAGTGATTATGCAAGACAGCGGACCAATCAGCTCCGCCagctcatgaatatttatgaccTTCGCTGAGTCAAAGCTTTGAACCGAGTTTGGGGAGCTCAGCAGCATCATGCTTAGACTTTTCAAAGAGACAAACTCCATTTTCTTATGAATGGAAAGTGAAAACCCCTGTTCCGCTTAAATTGGGTTCCTTCCTGTCCTGAGAAACATAGAGACCCccaaaagggaagcagaggagagAAAGTCCCACACCCAGACCCCGCGAGAAGAGATGACCATGACCACCATGCCAGAAAGTCTCAACAGCCCCGTGTCGGGCAAGGCGGTGTTTATGGAGTTTGGGCCGCCCAACCAGCAAATGTCTCCTTCTCCCATGTCCCACGGGCACTACTCCATGCACTGTTTACACTCGGCGGGCCATTCGCAGCCCGACGGCGCCTACAGCTCAGCCTCGTCCTTCTCCCGACCGCTGGGCTACCCCTACGTCAACTCGGTCAGCAGCCACGCATCCAGCCCCTACATCAGTTCGGTGCAGTCCTACCCGGGCAGCGCCAGCCTCGCCCAGAGCCGCCTGGAGGACCCAGGTACGTGCGCTtgccagggagagggagaggaggaggtacaagggagagagggaaagaaggagcgggggagaagaggagagggagagagagagaaagagaagagaggagagcgaggtggggtgggggtggggagggcgcGGGAGCAGTGGAGGTTTCGAATATCAATCTATAGATCCTTGTCAcagcaaataaatttttttaaaaattccctcaaTTTGCAACTATCCAGCCAAGGATAAATCCCAGAGCGTCTCCTGGCACTGGCTGGGCCTCTGGGCGGCTCGGTGTGCAGAGCACACAATGCCCCGCTGGAAAACAGAAACCCACATGTGCACGTATTAGTCTCGGTAATTATTTATTGCGTAGCGCTATAAACAATGTATGCAATTAAGGGTAATTAAACCTCAACTACCGCCTGCAAAAATAGCAAACTTTCCCTGCAAAGGCAGGAGCTGAGCTCCTGGGAACGGCTCTATCCCTCCTGCAGCGTCCCGGGACAGGCCCTCGGATTTTGGGGGACCCTTCCCTGGCTTTCAGAGTTTCTTGAACGTTCTCTCCCTGGTGCTGCCTCCGCCACCCTTCGGTAGCCACTCGCTCTCGGCTGTTCGCACTAAAGGCGGCCCCTCGTATTAACAACGGGCCCTACTTCTGCTGTCCCTCCAGGGGCGGACTCGGAGAAGAGCACGGTGGTGGAAGGCGGTGAAGTGCGCTTCAATGGCAAGGGAAAAAAGATCCGTAAACCCAGGACGATTTATTCCAGTTTGCAGTTGCAGGCTTTGAACCGGAGGTTCCAGCAAACTCAGTACCTAGCTCTGCCGGAGAGGGCGGAGCTCGCGGCCTCTTTGGGACTCACACAGACTCAGGTACCTCGCCGCTGCCGCTCCGTTCTGCCACGCAGGCTTTCCGCGGCCGGCCTGCGCCCGGGTCTTCATTTGTTGCTCGCTGGGACTCAGGGTCGGGGTGtcactgtgtgtatgtgtttgtgtccaCCCCTGGCTCTCAGCGtgtctccttcctccctcattcCCTCTGCCCTAGCTCTGTCACTGCTCTCGGTATCCCGAGCTGCCTGCCGTCCGGCCCTCTGTCCCTGGACAATCTGATTAGGGCGCAGGAAGGATTTCCCCAGACGATTTGTTTGGGAACTCAGAGGTCACACGTGCCTAAACAACTGGAACAATAGACTCCGGGCTTAATCCCTCCTTTGCCTTTAAATTGTGTGACTAATCACTCGGGGCCTGGGtccgcgcctcagcctccctcctcctcctccttcttaccggttgggggtggggggagatccTTTCCTCCGCCCTCTCACCTCTCAAGTCCCAGACCTTAGAGAAGAAACGGGACCTTCCTTCCCGGCTTTCTGTAAGACTCCGGGGAGCCCGTGAGCGTTCCTGACGGCGGCGGGCGCGGGTTTCCGACGTCCGGTCCGGGATTTGGAGCAGAGCTGGAGAAAGCAAACAGACACTAGTGCAAGAATGGTTTTGAATCCAAAGAGAAGTTCAGCAAAACCTTGAGGCCTCCTTAGTCCGTCCCAACTCAAGGGCAGAAAAGATGGCGCATAGAAAAGTTGGGTCGCGTTGCAAATAAATTTCCTCCACTCCTTCCTAGGTTTTCGAttctttttattgatgttgataTTGGAATTGCTGGCTCGGTGTTATGCAGGCGCTGTATCTTCCGCAGGCGGTAGCCACGGTCGGACTGAGCCCCTGGCAGGCTAAGGCCTGGATCCCGGTTCTCCCCTCATCACAACTCCTCCCTGGCTCTCTGAGAGCTGCCCCCGTGGGCTGACGGCGGCGGGAGGTTCGGCCTTCGAGCCTTTGGCTCttatgggggaagggaggaaggagggatgtCTCTGCTTCTCTGGCAGGGAGCTGCCAGCTGGCGCAGGGTTGGGAGGTCCTATCTCTGCTGTTCTGCGGTCCCTTTTTTCCTCCCTGTGACCTAGGTAGGCTCAGTGGTCCCAGCCTGAGTCACGTTGTTGTCCGCTCTTGCAGGTCAAGATCTGGTTCCAAAACAAGCGATCCAAGTTCAAGAAGCTgatgaagcagggtggggcggcTCTGGAGGGTAGTGCGTTGGCCAACGGTCGGGCCCTGTCTGCTGGCTCCCCACCCGTGCCGCCCGGCTGGAACCCTAACTCTTCATCCGGGAAGGGCTCAGGAGGAAACGCGGGCTCCTATATCCCCAGCTACACATCGTGGTACCCTTCAGCGCACCAAGAAGCTATGCAGCAACCCCAACTTATGTGAGGTTGCCCGCCCGTCTCCTTCTTGTCTCCCCGGCCCAGGTCCCTCCcgcctccaggtccatccatccCGTCCGGAAAAGAAGGACCCAGAGGGAAGAAGGAACAGTGGAGGCGGGACGCCCTCCATCTCCTCGGAGCCCCGCGAGGTCCGGCCCAGCAACTTCCCGGCATCCGCGCTCTAGCCTGAACCCTGGCCTGGGCCGAGCAGTGGCAGCAGAGAGTGGCCTCGGAGGGAAGCCACTGCCACCTGAGACAGCCCAAGCAGCAAGATAAACCCGCTCCACCCGACCCGCCGACCTTCAGCTTTGTGGGActatcaggaaaaaacaaaacaaaaacaaaatgtagaaaaagCAAAAGCTCTTTTCTGTCCTGTCAGTCTCCTGTCTCCTTTTGCTCTGTCTGTGCGCTGGTAAAGTCCAGGTCCTCATCCGTCCGCTGTCCTCATTCTGCGGCCTCAGCAAAAAGCCACAAGGTCTGAGCGGCCCGGGTCCTGCCGGGCTGACCATCTCCGGATCCTGGGACACTCTGCCTGACCATCTGTGTAGCTGGTGTGGGAATCTGGGGGCATTGGAGGGAGGGggttttatttattgagaaatgGACTTCGCCTGAGGCTGTTTGCCAATTCAGGGTTCTGCTGGGCGCAAGGAACGCACTGTTCAAACGCACTGTTTACTTTAAGCGCACGGGGAGAAACGAATAAGGAGGACGTggtgatttttaatttatacagTAACTTTTGTACTTCTCTGGTATGGAGAGTTTGGAGCCGaatgatttgcattttttacatGTCCgacattatttaataaataatttttaaaagaaaagaacgATAAATGAAGCCAACATGATTTTCTCATTTCGGGAGGAACTCTGTTGCTTCGCCTGGACAAGAAGGAAAATGCTGATTTCCTCCTTGGGTAGAAAGAGGGAGCGAGGGCAAATGGGGAGTAGAGAGAAAACAGGCGAGAACAAGCACTCTAATTCCAGTGGgctttaaaataagacaaaatcagCTTTACAACAATCCCTAGAGGCTCGACCACAGAATAATGCCAGTCACCACCCTGAACGCACAATCTCCAGTGCAGGATCTAATGACTGtacatattattgttattattattattgttattattgttgttctgTAAACATGTTGCACAAGCTTAGCCTTTTTGCGTTCTGTTGTGTGTGGCTGTAAAACCCCATGCTTTGTGAAATGAGAATCTTGACATTTTTCTTgtgaaatttggaaaatgtgatcAATTGAAATCAACTGTGTTTTGTGTTCTCTATGTCAAAGTTTAGTTTTATATTGAGAATGTTAACTTATTGCTTTGTATCTTGGGAAAAAAACTTTGTAAATAAGTTATAAAGTTTCTTTGAGACAGTAAAATTATGATTTCTTGAAAGAACTGCTCTCTTGTGCTGTGTGAGGCTGTGCCAGGGGGCCAGGCCAGGTTCCCGCCTCTGGAGACAGTTCATACAGGGTCAGCGACTTATCAACTTATCGGTGATAGAATGGAGACCCTGTACCCCAGAAACACCAGGGTATCGTCAGAGGCCTGTGAGGTGCCCCATTGGGCTTTTTCTTCCTGCCTTGCTCCATTGACCCCCAAGGTGTCTGATTCCTACCTGAATTGGAAGGGTAAGGAGAGAATGCCTGGCGAGGGTTCCCCAGGAAGGGGGCTCAGGAACAGGTGCATCAGGGCAGGGCTGACGCTCAGGAACCAAAAGGATGTTGAAGACCGGCTGAGAGGAGATGAAGTCAGAGTTCAAAGTCAGCCGGCCAGGACGATTTCAGTTTTTCCCACACCCAGCCAGCTCTTGAGAGGCCGGgaggttgggaggctgagaggcctGAAAGCAGAGACACTGCTTTGCCTCTAGCCTTCCTCCGGATCAGGCCTCCCTGCTTTTGCATGCCCGGAGGCGCTGGATTCCGTCGCGGAAAAGACGCAGCCAGACGCCAAGCAGGGGCCCGGAAAGACACGTCTGTCAGACTGCCCCTCTATCAATCAGTGCGCTCCAGGGGACAGGGCACAGTCCCAGGCAGCCACCCTGGGAGCTCCACAGTGAGAAAGGCAGGTTCCTGCCTAATGATCCGGGGCCTTTCTCTGCACCTCACAGAAATGGAGGTGCTAAGGAAAGGGTGGCTGACACTTTGGAACCCCAAAATCTGACCAAAGTCAAGCACACCACTCCCACCTCATCCCAGTCCGAAAGTCCCAAGGCCAGGCCCTTATGGGAGCACCTCTAGTGAAGCGCTTGCTCAGATTAGTTTCCTCCAGAGGAACACGGGCTTCAAGGGACTAGAACCAGATTGGTTCCCTTCTCGTGGCCCTGCGTCCCAGCCcagccccaacccccaccccagatCTCGCAGCCGAGCCGAGGCAGTCCCGGAGAGCTGCGGGCCCAGACAGGCTGCCAAGCGCTGTTCCTACTTCTCCCGCACTCGCCTTCCAGCGCTGCTGCCCGCGGGAGCTGGCCCTCCACCTTTGGGGGGTCTTTTCAGGCGCGCGGTGGGGAGCAGAGCCCGGAAGGCAGTGATCTGTGTTGTGACAAGCACCCATTTTTCAATTGGTGCTGGTGAAAGATCAGATGCGCCAGGCTCTTCCGACGCCCtttgggaaggggaggaggaagtggtggggctgctgggggtggggggaggcggtgTGATGGAAGCAGGGAAAGTAGTCGGGGGTGGGGGAATGATGCCGGGGACCTCCAAGCCCCTTCCAGGCCTGAGATTGGGACTTCTCCGCAGCACCTAGAAGAACCAGCGCTGATGGGAGAGATCAGACCTCAGAAACCAGGATGTGGGCAGTCAGATGGGCCtcaaagctgaggaaagaatgaaTTTCCCAGCTCCCGCGCGGGGTAGGGGGTCTTCCTAGGTTCAATTTCCCCTAGGAGATGTGACTTTGCTAGTGCGAAGATTTCTGTCCGGCATCTGACTCAGGTCCCCCAGACGGCAGCTAGGGCCCAATGCCTCAAGCTACAGGCAAAATCTGTTTGGTCAAGCGGATTGTAATACTTTGAGATATTAGCTTATACTAATTTAATAA encodes:
- the DLX1 gene encoding homeobox protein DLX-1 isoform 2 (isoform 2 is encoded by transcript variant 2), with amino-acid sequence MTMTTMPESLNSPVSGKAVFMEFGPPNQQMSPSPMSHGHYSMHCLHSAGHSQPDGAYSSASSFSRPLGYPYVNSVSSHASSPYISSVQSYPGSASLAQSRLEDPGQDLVPKQAIQVQEADEAGWGGSGG
- the DLX1 gene encoding homeobox protein DLX-1 isoform 1 (isoform 1 is encoded by transcript variant 1); protein product: MTMTTMPESLNSPVSGKAVFMEFGPPNQQMSPSPMSHGHYSMHCLHSAGHSQPDGAYSSASSFSRPLGYPYVNSVSSHASSPYISSVQSYPGSASLAQSRLEDPGADSEKSTVVEGGEVRFNGKGKKIRKPRTIYSSLQLQALNRRFQQTQYLALPERAELAASLGLTQTQVKIWFQNKRSKFKKLMKQGGAALEGSALANGRALSAGSPPVPPGWNPNSSSGKGSGGNAGSYIPSYTSWYPSAHQEAMQQPQLM